From the genome of Leptotrichia sp. HSP-342:
TACTCTTTATGCTTTCCATATATATTCCTCTATTTACAAATTTATTTTAATTTTTCAGCAATTTTTTGAAAAGTTTTTTCCGCACTCTTCAACAATTTTTCCACATCCTCATCATTGTGAATATATGAAACAAAATGTGCCTCATATTTTGAAGGTGGCACAATTACTCCATTTTCAAGCATTGTATCAAAATATATGCTGTAAAATTTATCATTTGTATTCATTGCATCTTCCAAAGTTTTCACTTTTTCCTTTGAGAAAAATATTGTAAATAAGCTTCCGAAGTAGTTCACACTTGCTGGAATATCATATTTTTTTATTAATTCATTAATTTTATTTACCAAATTCTCCGTTTTTTTATTTACATTTTCATAAATTTCAGGGTTTTCCTTCAAAATCGAAATTGTTTCTATCCCTGCAGCAACTGAAATTGGATTTCCGGAAAGCGTTCCAGCGTGATAAACATTACCAACTGGCGAAATTAAGTTCATAATTTCCTTTTTTCCACCAAATCCACCAACTGGATAACCACCACCTATAATTTTTCCAAGAACAGTTAAATCAGGTGTAATTCCAAATACTTTTTGAGCACCACCTAATGAAACCCTAAATCCAGAAATTACCTCGTCAAAAATTAACACTACATTTTTTTCTTTCGTGATTTTACGTACTTTTTCCAAATATTCCTTCTCTGTTTCAATAAGCCCCATATTTGCTGGAATTGGTTCAATAATCACACATGCAATATCATTATCATTTTCCAAAGTTTTCTTTAATTTATCAAAATCTCCAAAAGGCAATGTTATCGTATCTTTCACAACTCCCTCAGTAATCCCGTTACTATCCTGATGCTCAAATGTTAAAAGCCCTGATCCCGCCTTAACCAGTAATGAATCTGAATGTCCGTGATAACATCCTTCAAATTTTATAATCTTATTTTTTCCAGTAAATGCACGAGCAACTCTCACACTTGCCATAGCCGCTTCTGTCCCTGAAGTAGTCAATCTTAATTTTTCAATTGATGGAAAACAGCTCTTTACAAGTTCTGCCAGTTCTACTTCCTTTTTCGTAGGAAGTCCAAAAGAAGTCCCCTTTTCAAGCTCTTTCTTTACAACTTCGAAAACTTTTGGATAATTATGTCCCAAAATCATCGGTCCCCAGGAACCTATCATATCTACATACTCATTTCCGTCTTCATCATAAAGTTTACTTCCATTTCCACTTTTAATAAAAATTGGATATTCTTTATCCACCGACTGAAACGCTCTAACTGGACTGTTCACTCCACCTGGTATTGACTCTTTAGCTTTTTCATAAATTTTTCTTGAATTTTCCGTACACAGTTCCTTATCTTTTTTAGAAAATGAATTATCCATTTTTATTTCACGCTCCCAAACAAATCATTCAAAGCCTCGCTCATTGTTGGGTGAGTAAATATCATATCTTTTAGGAATGTATATTTTTGTTCAGCTTTAATAGCCGCTGCAACAATGTTTATCATTTCGTGGGAAGTGTTGCATAATAAAGTACATCCCAGTATTTTATCTGTTTTTGCATCTATAACTGCTTTAAGCAGACCATCTGTTACACCTTCTATTTTTGCTTTTGGAATTGCCATTGCTTCAAGTCTTCCTGTTTTTACTTCATATCCTTTGGCAATTGCTTCGCTTTCAGTCATTCCAACTCTTGATAATGGCGGATTTATGAATACGCTATATGGAATTACATTTCTGTCATTTACCGTTCTATTTCCTCCATTGTAAAGATTATCTCTTATTATTCTAAAGTCATCAAGAGAAATATATGTAAATTGAAGTCCGCCTTTCACATCTCCCATTGCCCAAATGTTGTCAGCTGCTGTTTTCAATGTTTCATCAACTACAACCGCACCTTTTTCGTCAGTTTTTACTCCTGCCGCTTCTAAATTAAGCCCTTCTGTATTAGGTTTTCTTCCAATTGCCACAAGAATTGCGTCTGATTCAATTTCGCTATTGTTTGCCCCTTGTGAAATTTGCACATATCCTTTTCCATTTTTATCAATAATTTCCTCAATTTTTGATTCCAGTAAAAATT
Proteins encoded in this window:
- the hemL gene encoding glutamate-1-semialdehyde 2,1-aminomutase, with translation MCTENSRKIYEKAKESIPGGVNSPVRAFQSVDKEYPIFIKSGNGSKLYDEDGNEYVDMIGSWGPMILGHNYPKVFEVVKKELEKGTSFGLPTKKEVELAELVKSCFPSIEKLRLTTSGTEAAMASVRVARAFTGKNKIIKFEGCYHGHSDSLLVKAGSGLLTFEHQDSNGITEGVVKDTITLPFGDFDKLKKTLENDNDIACVIIEPIPANMGLIETEKEYLEKVRKITKEKNVVLIFDEVISGFRVSLGGAQKVFGITPDLTVLGKIIGGGYPVGGFGGKKEIMNLISPVGNVYHAGTLSGNPISVAAGIETISILKENPEIYENVNKKTENLVNKINELIKKYDIPASVNYFGSLFTIFFSKEKVKTLEDAMNTNDKFYSIYFDTMLENGVIVPPSKYEAHFVSYIHNDEDVEKLLKSAEKTFQKIAEKLK
- a CDS encoding FAD-dependent oxidoreductase, whose product is MKKYDAIIIGFGKGGKTLAGFLAGKGQNVALIEKSDKMYGGTCINIGCIPTKKLVDSTKVLKNKGLSGIEEKERFYEESINNKNTLIGALRGKNYEMLATKENIDIYDGFGSFASKNIVNIESNGENVQIEGEKIFINTGSTAIIPGIKGIKESNHVYTSTSIMELKELPKKLTILGAGYIGLEFASMYADFGSEVTVIDLAQRLMPREDEEIADRAKAIFEAKGIKFLLESKIEEIIDKNGKGYVQISQGANNSEIESDAILVAIGRKPNTEGLNLEAAGVKTDEKGAVVVDETLKTAADNIWAMGDVKGGLQFTYISLDDFRIIRDNLYNGGNRTVNDRNVIPYSVFINPPLSRVGMTESEAIAKGYEVKTGRLEAMAIPKAKIEGVTDGLLKAVIDAKTDKILGCTLLCNTSHEMINIVAAAIKAEQKYTFLKDMIFTHPTMSEALNDLFGSVK